The Myxocyprinus asiaticus isolate MX2 ecotype Aquarium Trade chromosome 39, UBuf_Myxa_2, whole genome shotgun sequence genome window below encodes:
- the tmem120ab gene encoding transmembrane protein 120A-like isoform X2, which produces MSTALATALQEWEIQEKEFQKLQETHRLYLQKLDEVSKLQKNFAASIDRQRKNLKDTSKSLKKFSKGLTEEEKNAVEEVKGHIQDMPNNFFQMEAFLPKKNGIYLSLVLGSVNVNLLSKESKAEYKDEYERFKLYVTMILFLLTFVCRFFISYRVVDALLNFLLVWYYCTLTIRESILISNGSRIKGWWVIHHYISTFLSGVMLTWPDGELYQSFRNQFLAYCLYQSFVQCLQYYYQSGCLYRLKALGERHNLDLTVEGFQSWMWRGLTFLLPFLFLGQFWQLWNSISLFRMGRLPECKEWQVSTIGFCFLVLFMGNFFTTLAVVHHKRKNQGKTKRL; this is translated from the exons ATGTCGACAGCACTCGCAACAGCCCTTCAGGAATGGGAGATTCAGGAAAAAGAATTCCAGAAGCTTCAG GAGACCCATCGACTTTACTTGCAGAAGTTAGATGAAGtctccaaacttcaaaagaacTTTGCAGCCTCCATAGATCGACAGAGAAAGAATTTAAAGGATACATCCAAGTCTTTGAAGAA ATTCAGTAAAGGACTGACAGAGGAAGAGAAGAATGCTGTGGAGGAGGTCAAAGGTCACATTCAGGATATGCCAAACAATTTCTTTCAAATGGAGGCGTTTCTTCCAAAGAAAAATGG GATCTATCTTAGTCTTGTTCTTGGCAGTGTGAATGTCAACCTTCTGAGCAAAGAGTCCAA AGCTGAATACAAAGATGAGTATGAAAGGTTCAAGCTCTATGTGACCATGATTCTGTTCCTGCTGACCTTCGTGTGTCGCTTCTTCATCAGTTACAG AGTCGTGGATGCCCTTCTTAACTTCCTGTTGGTTTGGTACTATTGCACCCTAACAATCCGTGAAAGCATCCTCATCAGCAATGGATCCAG AATTAAGGGCTGGTGGGTTATCCATCACTACATTTCCACCTTTCTGTCTGGGGTCATGCTAACCTG GCCAGATGGTGAACTGTATCAGTCATTCAGGAACCAATTTCTGGCCTATTGTTTGTATCAAA GCTTTGTACAATGTCTTCAGTACTACTATCAAAGTGGATGTCTCTATAGACTTAAAGCACTAGGGGAAAGACACAACTTGGACTTGACTGTTG AGGGATTTCAGTCTTGGATGTGGAGGGGActaacatttcttcttcccttTCTCTTCTTGGGCCAA TTCTGGCAGCTTTGGAACAGTATATCCCTTTTCAGAATGGGTCGGCTCCCTGAGTGTAAAGAATGGCAG GTGTCCACGATTGGCTTCTGCTTTCTGGTTCTGTTCATGGgaaactttttcaccacacttGCAGTTGTCCATCACAAGCGCAAGAACCAAGGAAAGACCAAGAGGCTGTGA
- the tmem120ab gene encoding transmembrane protein 120A-like isoform X1, whose translation MSTALATALQEWEIQEKEFQKLQETHRLYLQKLDEVSKLQKNFAASIDRQRKNLKDTSKSLKKFSAPYYRFSKGLTEEEKNAVEEVKGHIQDMPNNFFQMEAFLPKKNGIYLSLVLGSVNVNLLSKESKAEYKDEYERFKLYVTMILFLLTFVCRFFISYRVVDALLNFLLVWYYCTLTIRESILISNGSRIKGWWVIHHYISTFLSGVMLTWPDGELYQSFRNQFLAYCLYQSFVQCLQYYYQSGCLYRLKALGERHNLDLTVEGFQSWMWRGLTFLLPFLFLGQFWQLWNSISLFRMGRLPECKEWQVSTIGFCFLVLFMGNFFTTLAVVHHKRKNQGKTKRL comes from the exons ATGTCGACAGCACTCGCAACAGCCCTTCAGGAATGGGAGATTCAGGAAAAAGAATTCCAGAAGCTTCAG GAGACCCATCGACTTTACTTGCAGAAGTTAGATGAAGtctccaaacttcaaaagaacTTTGCAGCCTCCATAGATCGACAGAGAAAGAATTTAAAGGATACATCCAAGTCTTTGAAGAA ATTTTCTGCACCCTATTATAGATTCAGTAAAGGACTGACAGAGGAAGAGAAGAATGCTGTGGAGGAGGTCAAAGGTCACATTCAGGATATGCCAAACAATTTCTTTCAAATGGAGGCGTTTCTTCCAAAGAAAAATGG GATCTATCTTAGTCTTGTTCTTGGCAGTGTGAATGTCAACCTTCTGAGCAAAGAGTCCAA AGCTGAATACAAAGATGAGTATGAAAGGTTCAAGCTCTATGTGACCATGATTCTGTTCCTGCTGACCTTCGTGTGTCGCTTCTTCATCAGTTACAG AGTCGTGGATGCCCTTCTTAACTTCCTGTTGGTTTGGTACTATTGCACCCTAACAATCCGTGAAAGCATCCTCATCAGCAATGGATCCAG AATTAAGGGCTGGTGGGTTATCCATCACTACATTTCCACCTTTCTGTCTGGGGTCATGCTAACCTG GCCAGATGGTGAACTGTATCAGTCATTCAGGAACCAATTTCTGGCCTATTGTTTGTATCAAA GCTTTGTACAATGTCTTCAGTACTACTATCAAAGTGGATGTCTCTATAGACTTAAAGCACTAGGGGAAAGACACAACTTGGACTTGACTGTTG AGGGATTTCAGTCTTGGATGTGGAGGGGActaacatttcttcttcccttTCTCTTCTTGGGCCAA TTCTGGCAGCTTTGGAACAGTATATCCCTTTTCAGAATGGGTCGGCTCCCTGAGTGTAAAGAATGGCAG GTGTCCACGATTGGCTTCTGCTTTCTGGTTCTGTTCATGGgaaactttttcaccacacttGCAGTTGTCCATCACAAGCGCAAGAACCAAGGAAAGACCAAGAGGCTGTGA